A single region of the Solwaraspora sp. WMMD406 genome encodes:
- a CDS encoding Clp protease N-terminal domain-containing protein, whose protein sequence is MFERFTDQARQVVRAARAEADRLRHPRAGAEHLLVALLAHENDLCVRVLRDAGADLADLRSRAADAARAAEPTTVPLGEADAAALREIGIDLDSVRAAVERTFGAGALRPPEPARRPWWRRTAGGTFTPQARKILELSLREALRLRHRHIGTEHLLLGLLRDGRGPAVAAIMAAGVDPDTVDHWVRNALRPAA, encoded by the coding sequence ATGTTCGAACGGTTCACCGACCAGGCCCGACAGGTGGTACGTGCCGCCCGCGCCGAGGCCGACCGGCTGCGACACCCGAGAGCCGGAGCCGAGCACCTGCTCGTCGCCCTGCTCGCCCACGAGAACGACCTCTGCGTACGAGTGCTGCGCGACGCCGGCGCCGACCTGGCCGACCTGCGGTCGCGGGCGGCGGACGCGGCCCGGGCGGCCGAGCCGACGACCGTACCGCTCGGCGAGGCCGACGCCGCCGCGTTGCGCGAGATCGGCATCGACCTCGACTCGGTACGCGCCGCCGTCGAGCGGACGTTCGGCGCGGGAGCCTTGCGGCCGCCGGAGCCGGCCCGGCGGCCCTGGTGGCGACGGACCGCCGGTGGCACCTTCACCCCACAGGCCCGCAAGATCCTGGAACTGTCACTGCGCGAGGCGCTGCGGTTGCGGCACCGGCACATCGGCACCGAGCACCTCCTGCTGGGCCTGCTCAGAGACGGTCGAGGACCGGCCGTCGCGGCCATCATGGCCGCCGGAGTCGATCCAGACACAGTGGATCACTGGGTGCGCAACGCCCTGCGGCCAGCCGCCTGA
- a CDS encoding helix-turn-helix domain-containing protein: MSQATDLAAAAGSADPLVGLRAVVALRRLLESLEAIQVDNARRQGWSWQEIADILDVTRQAVHKKHAGRPAVSPSGEA; this comes from the coding sequence ATGAGTCAGGCAACGGACCTCGCCGCCGCCGCCGGAAGCGCCGATCCGCTGGTCGGCCTCCGTGCGGTCGTCGCGCTGCGCCGGCTACTGGAGAGCCTCGAGGCCATCCAGGTCGACAACGCCCGTCGCCAGGGATGGTCCTGGCAGGAGATCGCCGACATCCTCGACGTCACCCGACAAGCCGTCCACAAGAAACACGCGGGACGACCCGCGGTCAGCCCGTCCGGGGAGGCATGA